The Flavobacterium sp. HJ-32-4 genome contains a region encoding:
- a CDS encoding AGE family epimerase/isomerase has protein sequence MTEQGFRDALSVELDRILGFWLERMPDYANGGFLGAIDWQDRPQPESDKGAVLNARILWTFSAAYRLRPSDSLKEQAQRAYQYLHRYFLDPVYGGVYWSLDYTGQPKETKKQVYALAFALYACAEYYAAFGDVAALGDAVGLWRTLDENCRDTERGGYYEAFTRDWAPIEDQRLSDKDANEKKTMNTHLHIAEAYACLYKVAPHKELRDHLMDLLQTIDRYFIDETTGHLRLFFNEEWVEKKDVISYGHDIEAAWLLLDCAEEMGDDALIKRYQRHCVRMADATCEGLDVDGGLWYEYDPADNRLIAEKHWWPQAELWLGFHKAWELTQKSDYLDIIYRNWTFTQSTLFDYQNGEWRWGVYADGSPIEKDKAGFWKCPYHNGRACIELLRRL, from the coding sequence ATGACCGAACAGGGTTTTCGCGACGCGCTGTCGGTTGAACTCGACCGGATTCTTGGCTTTTGGCTGGAGCGGATGCCCGATTACGCAAACGGAGGCTTTTTGGGTGCGATCGACTGGCAAGACCGTCCGCAGCCGGAGTCGGATAAGGGCGCGGTGTTGAATGCCCGTATCCTTTGGACCTTCTCGGCGGCCTATCGCCTTCGTCCGTCTGACAGCCTGAAAGAACAGGCCCAACGCGCGTACCAGTACCTGCATCGGTATTTTTTAGATCCGGTGTATGGCGGCGTGTATTGGAGCCTCGATTATACCGGCCAACCCAAAGAAACCAAGAAACAGGTCTATGCGCTCGCCTTTGCCTTATACGCCTGCGCGGAATACTACGCGGCCTTCGGCGATGTGGCAGCCCTTGGGGATGCCGTTGGGTTGTGGAGGACCCTTGATGAAAATTGTCGCGATACCGAGCGTGGTGGCTACTACGAAGCCTTCACCCGCGACTGGGCACCTATCGAAGACCAGCGCCTGAGCGATAAGGACGCCAATGAGAAGAAAACCATGAATACGCACCTGCACATCGCAGAGGCGTATGCCTGTTTGTATAAGGTGGCACCCCACAAAGAGCTACGCGACCACCTAATGGACTTGCTACAGACCATCGACCGCTATTTCATAGACGAAACGACCGGGCACCTCCGGCTGTTCTTCAACGAAGAATGGGTTGAGAAGAAGGATGTGATTTCGTACGGACACGACATCGAGGCGGCCTGGCTGCTGCTCGACTGTGCGGAAGAGATGGGGGATGACGCGCTCATAAAACGCTACCAACGCCACTGTGTGCGCATGGCGGATGCTACGTGCGAAGGCCTTGATGTTGACGGTGGACTCTGGTACGAATACGACCCTGCTGACAACCGTCTGATTGCCGAGAAGCATTGGTGGCCCCAGGCCGAGTTATGGCTGGGTTTCCACAAAGCCTGGGAGCTGACGCAAAAGTCAGACTACCTCGACATCATCTACCGAAACTGGACATTTACGCAGTCGACGCTCTTTGATTACCAGAACGGGGAGTGGCGCTGGGGGGTGTATGCCGACGGTTCGCCCATCGAAAAAGACAAAGCCGGCTTTTGGAAGTGTCCGTATCACAACGGACGTGCCTGTATCGAGTTATTGCGCCGGTTATAG
- a CDS encoding glycosidase, translating into MYQTQPIERIANYELLKKRHQALLTRPNQPAEGGNGIYDRYIYPILTAEHTPLEWRYDLNAHTNPFGLERIGINATFNAGALKWNDRYLLAVRVEGNDRKSFIAIAESPNGIDNFVFWETPCVLPQTENPDTNVYDMRLTAHEDGWIYGVFCTERKDPQAPKSDTSAAVANAGIVRTKDLKTWERLPDLVSNAGQQRNVVLHPEFVNGKYAVYTRPQDGFIDVGSGGGIGLGYITDMKHPVVEDESIIFGKNYHTIYELKNGLGPAPIKTEKGWLHLAHGVRNTAAGLRYTCYMFMTALDDISRVTHVPAGHFIAPHDEERIGDVSNVVFSNGWIADDDGTVYIYYASSDTRMHVAVSTLDKLVDYVMNTPVDTFTSSGSVQTIIDMVERNKSLRP; encoded by the coding sequence ATGTACCAAACCCAACCTATCGAGAGAATAGCTAACTACGAACTGCTAAAAAAACGGCACCAGGCGTTGCTTACCCGTCCTAACCAACCGGCGGAAGGGGGCAACGGCATCTATGACCGTTATATATACCCGATCCTTACGGCGGAACACACACCGCTGGAGTGGCGCTATGACCTGAACGCACACACCAATCCGTTTGGGCTTGAGCGCATCGGGATCAATGCCACCTTCAATGCCGGCGCCCTGAAATGGAACGACCGCTACCTGTTGGCCGTACGTGTGGAAGGGAACGACCGTAAATCGTTCATCGCTATCGCGGAGAGTCCGAACGGCATCGACAATTTCGTCTTTTGGGAAACGCCCTGCGTACTGCCACAAACCGAGAACCCGGATACCAATGTCTACGATATGCGCCTTACCGCCCATGAAGACGGCTGGATCTACGGGGTGTTTTGTACGGAACGCAAAGATCCACAGGCACCCAAGTCTGACACCAGTGCTGCCGTAGCCAATGCCGGCATCGTGCGCACCAAAGACCTCAAAACCTGGGAACGCCTTCCTGATCTGGTGAGTAACGCCGGCCAACAACGCAATGTCGTGCTCCACCCTGAGTTTGTCAATGGGAAGTACGCCGTATACACCCGCCCGCAAGATGGTTTCATCGATGTGGGATCCGGCGGTGGTATTGGATTGGGCTATATCACCGATATGAAGCATCCGGTAGTAGAAGACGAATCGATCATCTTCGGAAAGAACTACCATACCATTTATGAATTGAAAAACGGCCTGGGTCCCGCACCGATTAAAACCGAAAAGGGGTGGTTGCACCTGGCCCACGGCGTGCGCAATACAGCGGCCGGCCTCCGGTATACCTGTTATATGTTTATGACGGCGCTTGACGATATTTCACGTGTGACGCATGTTCCCGCAGGGCATTTCATCGCACCACACGACGAAGAGCGCATCGGAGACGTATCGAACGTGGTGTTCTCAAACGGCTGGATCGCCGATGACGACGGCACGGTGTACATTTACTATGCGTCGTCGGATACCCGTATGCACGTGGCGGTGTCGACCCTCGACAAATTGGTTGATTATGTCATGAACACGCCAGTGGATACCTTTACCTCCTCCGGATCGGTGCAGACCATTATCGACATGGTCGAGCGAAACAAATCCCTCCGCCCATGA
- a CDS encoding sodium:solute symporter family protein, producing MKLSTLDLCIIAAYFLLMIAIGLFMKNRARKSKDNYLMGGKKLPWYMLGLSDASDMFDISGTMLLVSMAFLYGFKSVWIPWMWPVFNQVFLMVFLSKWLRRSNATTGAEWLGTRFGLSGRGVRQSHAIVVVFALMLCIGYMAYAFVGVGEFLEIFIPYESVKHVFPFLDAGLEHLTPGTPAYETALIAAKSTTAQFYGVSICVVAMFYSIVGGMHGIVLADFIKYMIMIVCSLFVGVIAMTHLADSGVVLTDRLPLGWDSPFFGSELGLDWSGLLAEAGTKLEKDGYHFFGAIVGMMFFSGVLKSLAGPAPNYDCQKILSTKSPEEASKMSGFISIILLPIRYFMTMGLCILGILYFKELPLHRTADGVNFENIMPAVINTYLPLGLVGLVLAGFLGAFMSNFSGTLNAGQAYIVNDIYLKFFRPDASRRSVINMGYISGIVMVVLGVGLGLLIRDVNMIFNIITAGLYGGFVCANVLKWYWWRFNANGFYWGMLAGIIASAIPPALSVSGVTDYFDGTRLLYFFPVFIVIQLTACVVGSYAAPPTDSETLVSFYTTVRPWGLWKPVRDMARQTQPDIVANPNFRINMFNVALGITGQILLTLLPMYLILSKWTELIVVIALLLVIVLTMRKTWWKRLSDF from the coding sequence ATGAAGTTATCTACCCTCGACCTTTGTATCATCGCCGCCTACTTCCTGCTCATGATCGCCATTGGCCTGTTCATGAAGAACCGCGCGCGGAAAAGCAAAGACAACTACCTGATGGGCGGCAAAAAGTTGCCGTGGTATATGCTCGGACTGAGCGACGCCAGCGACATGTTTGACATCTCGGGCACGATGCTCCTCGTGAGTATGGCGTTCCTATACGGTTTCAAAAGTGTCTGGATTCCATGGATGTGGCCCGTCTTCAACCAGGTATTTCTCATGGTCTTTCTCAGTAAATGGCTGCGTAGAAGCAATGCGACGACTGGTGCGGAATGGCTGGGCACGCGCTTCGGACTGAGCGGTCGCGGGGTACGCCAGAGCCATGCGATCGTCGTGGTATTCGCGCTGATGCTATGCATTGGTTATATGGCGTATGCGTTTGTAGGAGTAGGGGAGTTCCTCGAGATTTTCATCCCCTATGAATCGGTGAAGCACGTCTTTCCGTTCCTCGATGCCGGACTTGAGCATTTGACGCCGGGTACACCGGCCTATGAAACCGCCCTGATCGCTGCCAAAAGCACGACTGCCCAGTTTTATGGCGTCAGTATTTGTGTCGTCGCGATGTTCTATAGTATCGTCGGCGGTATGCACGGTATCGTATTGGCGGATTTCATCAAGTATATGATCATGATCGTCTGTTCGTTGTTCGTGGGCGTAATCGCCATGACGCACCTGGCCGATTCGGGTGTGGTGCTGACCGATCGCCTGCCACTCGGATGGGACAGTCCGTTTTTCGGCAGTGAACTCGGCCTCGACTGGTCAGGGTTGCTGGCCGAAGCGGGCACGAAACTCGAAAAAGACGGTTACCATTTCTTCGGTGCCATTGTGGGGATGATGTTCTTCTCCGGCGTGTTGAAAAGCCTTGCGGGTCCGGCGCCGAACTACGATTGCCAGAAAATCCTCAGTACAAAATCACCGGAGGAAGCCAGTAAAATGAGCGGTTTCATTTCCATCATCCTACTGCCCATACGGTATTTCATGACGATGGGACTTTGTATACTGGGGATCCTTTACTTCAAAGAACTGCCGCTACACCGCACGGCCGATGGCGTCAATTTCGAAAACATCATGCCGGCGGTTATCAATACGTATTTGCCGTTGGGATTGGTCGGACTCGTACTCGCTGGGTTCCTCGGGGCCTTCATGAGCAACTTCTCCGGCACGCTGAATGCCGGTCAGGCCTATATCGTAAATGATATCTACCTCAAATTCTTCCGGCCGGATGCCAGTCGCCGCAGCGTGATCAACATGGGATACATTTCGGGGATTGTTATGGTGGTGCTGGGTGTCGGACTCGGACTGCTGATCCGCGATGTAAACATGATTTTCAATATCATCACAGCCGGATTGTATGGCGGTTTTGTATGTGCCAACGTACTGAAATGGTATTGGTGGCGCTTCAATGCCAACGGATTTTATTGGGGTATGCTGGCCGGTATCATTGCCAGTGCCATCCCGCCGGCGCTTTCGGTGTCGGGCGTAACCGACTATTTCGACGGCACCCGCCTATTGTATTTCTTCCCCGTATTCATTGTCATCCAGTTGACCGCCTGCGTAGTAGGATCGTATGCCGCACCGCCTACCGATTCGGAGACACTGGTGTCGTTTTATACCACCGTACGTCCGTGGGGACTCTGGAAACCGGTGCGTGACATGGCGCGCCAAACGCAGCCCGACATCGTGGCGAATCCGAACTTCCGGATCAACATGTTCAATGTGGCGCTCGGTATTACGGGCCAAATCCTGCTGACACTCCTGCCGATGTACCTCATACTGTCTAAATGGACCGAACTTATTGTAGTGATAGCCTTACTGTTGGTCATCGTACTAACCATGCGAAAAACCTGGTGGAAGCGACTATCCGATTTTTGA
- a CDS encoding glycoside hydrolase family 26 protein has product MRTIFRHFIRFAVPAAALLVCLGPVSCATAQVSPTRTADADATPETVILCGNLRAQTQHLMFGHQDDLAYGVTWKYEAGRSDVKDACGDYPAVYGWDLGGLEKKSDKNLDGIPFNLMRQYIIDAHKRGGVITISWHMNNPLTGGNAWDTTKGSLASALPGGSAHATYVSWLDNAADYLKTLNDKNGRPIPILFRPFHELTGDWFWWCRNNGSPEEFQQLWKFTFDYLRKKGVHQLLYVYNTSNFDSEELFRRYYPGRTYADMLSFDHYQMEGPNSRQAFIDVVRKQLDMMSNVAKEEDLPMALAETGFEAVPDAAWWTGTLMEAIGDYPVSYVLVWRNHGWNEYMNPPRMHYYAPYRGQASEADFKAFRALERTWFEKDAAAAKLYQKH; this is encoded by the coding sequence ATGCGCACAATTTTTAGACATTTCATACGGTTTGCCGTGCCCGCTGCGGCACTGCTCGTCTGCCTTGGCCCGGTATCGTGCGCCACCGCCCAGGTATCACCGACCCGCACGGCCGATGCGGATGCAACGCCGGAAACGGTCATCCTTTGCGGGAACCTCCGCGCCCAAACGCAACACCTGATGTTCGGGCACCAGGACGATCTTGCCTATGGGGTCACCTGGAAATATGAGGCCGGACGAAGCGATGTCAAAGACGCATGTGGCGACTATCCGGCTGTGTATGGCTGGGATTTGGGCGGACTCGAAAAAAAATCCGATAAAAACCTCGACGGTATTCCGTTCAACCTCATGCGGCAGTATATCATCGACGCGCACAAAAGGGGTGGGGTGATCACCATCAGCTGGCACATGAACAACCCGCTCACCGGCGGTAACGCCTGGGATACGACCAAAGGTTCACTGGCGTCGGCACTTCCCGGAGGTTCGGCACATGCCACCTACGTGTCATGGCTGGATAATGCGGCCGATTACCTGAAAACGCTGAACGATAAGAACGGTCGTCCGATCCCTATTTTGTTTCGCCCGTTCCATGAATTGACAGGCGACTGGTTCTGGTGGTGCCGCAACAACGGCTCGCCGGAAGAGTTCCAACAACTTTGGAAATTCACCTTTGACTACCTGCGCAAGAAAGGCGTACACCAACTGTTATACGTCTACAATACCAGCAATTTCGACTCAGAAGAATTGTTTCGGCGTTACTATCCAGGCCGTACCTATGCGGATATGCTGAGTTTCGACCATTACCAGATGGAAGGTCCCAACAGCCGGCAGGCGTTTATAGACGTCGTACGAAAACAACTGGACATGATGTCGAATGTCGCCAAAGAAGAAGACCTTCCCATGGCGCTGGCGGAAACGGGTTTTGAAGCCGTTCCTGATGCTGCCTGGTGGACGGGCACCCTCATGGAGGCCATCGGCGACTATCCGGTTTCGTATGTACTGGTGTGGCGCAACCACGGCTGGAACGAGTATATGAACCCGCCGCGGATGCACTATTACGCGCCCTACCGAGGACAGGCTTCTGAAGCCGATTTCAAAGCCTTCCGGGCACTCGAACGCACCTGGTTTGAAAAAGACGCCGCAGCGGCCAAGCTCTACCAAAAACACTAA
- a CDS encoding AraC family transcriptional regulator — protein MSHFYREIAPLSAGDSFLVFDRVKDNFDFPVHYHPEYEINFIHNGRGVKRIVGDHVEEIGDYELVLIGPNLYHGWELHQCKNKQIHEITIQFHNDLFHDTLLSRRIMNPIRDMFLRSNHGILFSTKTTQDLAARLVKISKLDGIDYFLEIISILYDMANSRNQRLLSTYTVDYDTFEEFDKMKLVYEYVQKRFSEKLTLDEVAAAANMSTISFNRFIKKRTGKTFVDYVNNIRIGYAARWLAEKDLSISEIAFRSGFNNIANFNRNFKTIKNCTPSQYRENFSGLKRIL, from the coding sequence ATGAGCCACTTTTACCGCGAAATCGCCCCATTATCGGCGGGCGACAGTTTTCTTGTATTTGACCGGGTGAAAGACAACTTCGATTTTCCGGTGCATTACCATCCCGAATATGAGATCAATTTCATCCATAACGGCCGCGGCGTCAAAAGGATCGTAGGCGACCACGTAGAGGAAATCGGCGATTATGAACTGGTGTTGATCGGGCCGAACCTGTATCATGGCTGGGAACTGCACCAATGTAAAAATAAACAGATACACGAGATCACCATACAATTCCACAACGATCTCTTCCATGATACGCTATTGTCACGTCGGATCATGAATCCGATACGCGACATGTTTCTGCGGTCGAACCACGGCATCCTGTTTTCGACTAAAACCACCCAGGACCTGGCAGCGCGTTTGGTAAAAATCTCCAAATTGGATGGCATCGATTACTTCCTTGAAATCATTTCCATCCTGTATGACATGGCGAATTCGCGCAACCAGCGCCTGCTATCAACCTACACAGTGGATTACGATACCTTCGAGGAATTCGACAAGATGAAGCTGGTGTATGAGTACGTCCAGAAACGCTTTTCAGAGAAACTCACCCTTGACGAAGTGGCCGCCGCGGCGAACATGAGTACGATTTCCTTCAACCGGTTCATCAAAAAACGGACGGGGAAAACCTTTGTCGACTACGTCAACAACATCCGGATCGGATATGCCGCCCGCTGGCTGGCAGAAAAAGACCTTAGCATCTCGGAAATCGCATTCCGGTCGGGCTTTAACAATATCGCGAATTTCAACCGGAATTTCAAGACCATCAAGAACTGCACACCGAGCCAATACCGCGAAAATTTCTCAGGACTCAAGCGGATTTTGTAG